The Gossypium hirsutum isolate 1008001.06 chromosome D03, Gossypium_hirsutum_v2.1, whole genome shotgun sequence genomic interval TATAATATGCAttctttttttacaatatttCCTTCTATCTATAACCTAAAAAACTTAAAACAGAAGAGAAATGCTCTTGGAAAGCCACCCATAACCCCAAAAGGACTTAAAATGGAGGAAAAATGCATTTGAAATCACGTTTTTGTTGCCGTTACAATAACAATAATACTAATTAAGCTAAGGCTCAATCAACATATTTAGTATTCTTAATTCCTACAAAAACCAATTAAATGTGTACTAGGAATGTAAAGTAAAGTTTACAAAATTAGATCAGCGGTGAATCGATCAGACAATTGGTTCGTCGGTCtatctaatttggttaaataaattattaaaatttaaaaaaaatccgaTTCAATTTATgcataccaaatttcaaaccaCTTAATCTAATATATTTTTCCAAATCGATACCTAATTAATTTTCCATTCAGATCTcatataaaagaatataaaatctAAACAAATCAGCACAAATGAAACCATTGTTCCTATTATTAGCAAAcctctttaattaattattatactaCTTGCAGTGCATTATTGCCATTTGATGTAACATATTTCAGCAATTGACATCCATAAAATCTTCatcataaaaaaaacaatatcatTTTCATAGACCCACATATTGGGTATTTTGtggaattttaattattttgtataacaatattttattataataattaattttattatgaaaaataaaataaaaagtgacCTTGTCTCCTAAAATGGTATAATTGTTTCAAAGTCCTTTAAAAATTGTAAGATCTACAAGTTGATATAATGGTAAACTACATTTTGACCCTAAACACTTATAGTTTTACTTTTTGGCCCCCAAAACTCTGTAATAGTAACTTTGGAAATTACTGACTGCTGATTAAAAGTCAAAAGAAAAATGACAAAGcaatgtaaaaagaaaaagggagggTTTCATTGTCCATATCTGCAGTTTTGCAGTTCCTAAAAAAAGCAGAGCCTCCCACTCACCATTTGTATATGACCATGTTAACGTCCAGAAACATTtgcactttttttttcctttagtttatgttatgtttatataaAGCACACTGTTTAATTGGCTGACTGATGTGGGATTATATAATTCATCACTGAATCAATTTTATATATAACatgattgatttttatataaacaCTAGCAGCCTTATGAGTCTTTTTTTAGTATATATCATGTTTTTCCTTTGCTGGATGTAATAATGTTCTAACAGGCACACATCAACTATTCAGCCCTTCGCGTTCTAACAATATCACATCCACCCCATCCGCCACGTCCAGCCGGCGGTGCTCGACAGATGACGCGGAGCAAGTGACGGTGGCGATGCAGGTGCTTCCAGCGGTTGTCTTGCTACTGTGAGCCTCTCACAAGATTAACATAGCAAATGTTTAGTgaatttaaactttatttttatttttagaaattcaatttttgtaattttttaatttaaaaatataaattcaattgttataatcattaaatttttttattaaattaaattttttttgttgcatggttattaaattagtttatttatttattttaaaatacaaagAGTATAAAAATTTGGggcatattttttttatcatcgaTTAATTGAATTAGGTTAATTAGTatgattttcatctttttttataaaaattgagatGTTAGTTTCCGTAATTTGTcaaaatttaatccctatactttacGAAAATTGAGAAGCTAATCCAATTGGATAATATTGTTAAGCCTTATTGCTAAATTgttgaattgaaaattaataGTTTAGCAATTTATACTTAATTAATTAGGAAAATTTAGTAGTTAAACAACTTAACAAAAATCAAGAACTCAAGTTCATGTGTTTAGCAACAATTGGACTACCTTATTGGTTTTCATAAAGTACGAGGACTGaattctaacaaattaaaatagatGGATTAACttctcaattttcataaaaaataggaGATGAAATTCGAAATCAAACCATTAAATTAGCTAAACTATTAGTCGTTGTTCTATGTGTAAGTTGTGATTTAgtccatgtattttaatttgatcatttttaattattatactttTCTATTTTAAGATTTTAATATCGATTAAATGGTGGACATTAAATTTAGGAAGTTAAGTTAAGTTATTTCCAAACATTTATGtgacaaacatattatcaaatgTACGTAATATCATGTCAGGTTGCTACTTTCACATATCAACCCAAAAATGCCAGTTGatgaatttaataattgttgtttgcatcaataattaaattttaaattttgatcagTATATGGACCATGATTGATCAAACTGGagaatatagaaaaatatatataactttatgcATAATACAATATTAATAGCAAAATATAACCAAATCGATTCAACTATTACTACTTAGGTTAggattaaaatttaagaattacaaaataaattcgaccaaaattaaagtatatatcccacaaagttcaaaataaataatataaaacaatatattatgAATAATTAAATAGGCCTATTGGGTTAAGCTTAggcttttatattttatgtaaaaaagttAGGCAGTTGGATTTACACTGGGGTTTGAAATTTCCAAtgtgaataatttattttgatcgatatttaaatattatgtatgcttatttgaagtatatatatatttttgcataattatatttttaaaaataaaaataaaatttattatcaatataataatattaaatttgatttaaattaatttttatataatgacTTGCACTATTCAAAAGAATAagtcattttataaaaaaaaatgaaatgactTAGGTTATATTGACATATaagtgataaaattattttttataaaataaataaaaaaatacaaaaagaaaaacttCCCTAAAATTTTTACATGACATACAAGAAGTAATAAGAAAAACAATATGGTAGTAAAATTTTGGATTATAAATAACATACAAGAAATTGGTTTTAGCAACCAATAAATACAAAGGACCCAATTGGAAAACAACCGACCCAAGGTATCTAAAACAAAAAAAGATGACAGAATTTTGTAGTTATCTAGTTGGTAAATTCTTGGTACCATTGCTGCAACATTGGAGTGGCAGTTCCCTTTCCATAGGATGctttattcttattattactattatcattcTCCGCTTCTTGGTCTGACTGCACCACCTTCCTCCGCCGCAAATTATGTCCGGCCAACCGATCCCGGCAACTCCTTTTGGTACCATCAAACTTTGATATTTCATGAAATCTGATCCAAGTTGCACACATAATTAAACTGTTAGATACTAGgagaaacaagaaaaagaaaaaaacacagCAAAATCTTTGTCTGAAACAGAACAAAGAGACATAAATTTGGACATTTTAATTCAACCTGCTACACTGCTGGCAAAACCTTTGGCGAATGCCTTTGACCAAAACGAAAGCATCCTTGGCATGTGGCTCACAGACTTTATGCCGCCGATGATATTGCTTTGCATCTTTCAAATCGGCACCACATTCATCAGCTTGACAACCACCGCCGCCGCCGGAGATGGCAGCAGAGTTAGAGTAGTGTATGAAAGTATTCATCCTCTCATATCTCTCTCGAGGCACTACCCTTATCTTCACCATCCTCTCTTCTCTctgctcctcctcctcctcctcatcatcatcatcatcaacccAATTTACCGTCGTCTTACATGCCCTTTTAGCCAtttccataataataataataaaatgaaagtgAAAAAGCACCTTTACAAAGGGACTAAACTAAAACGAAAGTGAATGTTTAGGGGTTCTGTTAATATGAGAGGAGAAAGAAACCAACAAAACCAAGGGATTAATAATAAAAGAGACAAAGACAGTGAGTGACTGTGACCTAccatatattgaaaaaaaaagaagaaaaaagggcAAAAATGTGTGTCATATATCAGGTAGTCGGCAACATAGAAagtaattgagtttcaagtttaaGGATGATATTACttagttcattttttttctttatcatatttttttttacattttttcacCATGGGTTTCTACCTTTGTGAACGCCGGCCacaaaaagaaaacacaaaaaagGGGGTTTTAAACGGTTGAGAATCCAGAGAGACACGTAACCATGTTCACGTTTGTTCTATGACAAGACAATGACAAATACAGGTAAATAAGAACAACCCAACTTGGATGACACTTGCAGGAGAAATCTCTTTCTGggttttccttgttttgttttatGATTAGCTGGATGAGAACATCATCATGTTATTGgcttattacataaaatatatgatgTTTGTTGGGTTGGGTCATATCATATGTAGGCGCTGCTGGACTTTGCTTACTTTATGTTATGTGTTTAGCCCAAACTGCAAAATGAGGGAGTGGGGAGATTTTGAATGGGCTATGGATCCAtatatttcttttcctttcccttttaatctatatttatatttttgaaagtttttatttaactaattgaattattcaaaagttttcattaaCGTTATTGGGCTGTTAAACTTTTTTTAAGGTTTAGCTAACGAGCTCCAAATGTTAATTCGATAAACAATACGATGGATTAGTATCCATTGATAGTCAATCTAGGAGATTGGAGAATaaagttatttgaatttttgtttgtAGATTTGTGACATAAAAAGTTGTTTccttaaaaaaaccaaattttGTAGAAGAGATGAGGAATGAGAACCTTCGATAGGTGCAAATAATGCAAACAAAAAAGGTTGTACAACAATGGTTTTAACaacttagtgacttaaatgaaaattttcaaataggtCAATGATCATTTTGTCCATACAATGATACAACATAGAAGTGGTACAGAGGAGAGAGTGTATGGAGGTCGATTCACCTAGTCGGGGTGGAGAGCCGAAGGTTATGGAGAGTGGAAGTGAAGAGAGTATTTAGGTTGAGAGTTGGAGATAGGTTGGTAGAATGTAGGCTTGATACTCTTAGAGAGTCGATCCCTTATTCCTCATTGTTAGGGGTATTTATATGCGAGGGTTCCGTGTAAGGTTATGTTAACATGTTGGACTTGCCATTAAGTCATCATTATGGAACGTGTAGGGTAAATGTCTTCGACGGAACGAGGATGTATGTGATGGGATAGATTTTGTCATTTATTCTGACTTGACAGTAAGGAGGAGTTGAGCCCACGTGATCCTTGGTGACCAACAAGTTCATGTATCTTATGAAGTCTTTGAGATCCGGACAACAAATGGCCTACACTTTTTCAGATGGTTATCTCGGAAGGGAAAACTCATAGGTGACCTCCCAATTCACTAGTGGCAGGCTTACTGTTTGGGTGCCTATTTGGCTTGCTAGGTGCCTTGACGCGAATGGAGGTATAacaataactttttaaagttggatgaccaaaatgtaaacttactaataatttaacaACATTGAGTATAGTTTACATCGTAAACTTTTCACTCgcataataatttaatatatataaatgacttTATTTTGCCAACAACCACATAGCTTTGTGGTAAGAGTACTATGTTATAGGCATAAAAAACTTGACTTGATCCCAAGCAACCCCATTTCCAACCTCAAATGAATTTATTCTCATTTATAACATTGTGTATATTTACAGTACATTAGTTTGGTCCTAGCTTCCTATAATGCAACAATTAAAGAAAATGAGAAGTTATCGATAAAAAGAACGACGAgaacctgtaacaccccctaacccttatccgtcgtcgaaacagggttacggagtattaccagacTTTTCATATCAAATAGGAATATTATATAATCATCTAGCATACACaccataatttaatcatattgtcccttttatGAGTCCTCGAGGCTCAAAATATGTGTTAGAAACAAATTGAGACTAAATCAAGTACTCTaggaattttttgcaaaatttcaaaaattttcctaggtgcaggggacacgcACCCATGTGTTAGCCacgtggactcaaaatgaaccttaaacatcaagtttacccTTCCCTACAACCTTGAACACCAAACAACTCAAAAACCAATCGTTCAATCactttaaaacatgatttaatacctttaaaacatgtcaaaacaatcatcttagtttcctaaccaatgtaccctcataggtacttcacatatattatcaaaataatcaaataaaacaccATTTAAGCCAATTCTAAATTCATACCAATTTAAACCCAAATTTGCCTATATCACTCTCACTTATGCATCAACTTAAACATTCCATATTAAACCTCAACTTAACACGAATAATCATGTATATAAGTAACCAATATCATCTTATAACATCATTTACATTCACTTCCCAAAATGATAAgcataagacatcctaggtacatgccgacacaaaaagaAACATACATCACCACATTTTGAGTTTGGGATCGTTGATGGATGTTGAATCGGCAATCTGACTTtgacctaacctgcgcacgaaaaacaaaccgtacgctgagtataaactcagtggtatttctataatctaaatatttaaaaataaaacaatataatatgtataataaaatgttaagcacaattgaacatttaaaaccATATAATACTAAATTTTCCATCACTTGCTATggaaatagcttttcacaattttaatCACATTTCATTTATACAATTGCTTTATCCATAATGCAATTGCTTTATCCATACCATATTCAATTCACTATTCTACTTCATTTCTCATATCAattccatttcaatatcaactataagactttattattcatttacccctattaacatgactcggactcggacggatacacggatctaaccaaaacacaccagtttggcacctagtgcctcatcggataattcaaagcaataagttgacacccagtgtctcatcggccatgcCAAAAtaaattggtacccagtacctcatcgaatttatccgaagtaataatttgacacccagtgtctcatcgactcgaagtcgaaaaaatccctgaactcttccaatcctatggcatgccatttatatccgactcagcccgatacaattaataaggtttaatttcacttttcaaatacaaccaatattcaattcaattcaaataatcaatatatataccaattcaatcaatataaatttaataaattcatcacatactaaatcaatccatttcaattgcaaaGCACAATaatactcacctcaacacttaccatatacattaaattgaattataacaattaacaactaaattcggattataaaaatacaaaccgaaaattccctttttagtcgagagTTCCGGTACGAcattagctatggaattaaaacaattaaaattcattaatacaatacaatttcacattaaatattttaattttcattcaacttttgtctaaattctaatttagtccctaaattgagactaactttatttcttcaaaactaattccatattttcattcaatttccactttagactaaattcaactATCTAATTTCACTCAAATCCCTAAATTTcgaattttttacaatttagtccctaatactcaaaacttataatatattttacaatttaatatctttttcatttctaacttaaaattctatcaatttaatcccaaatacttaaattattcaacatgaaaaacatctaaaaattcaatatttgctaaaatttcaacataggttaagtagtatttaatactagggttctaaaaacataaaaattacaaaaaagggactaaattaacttaccaattaagctttgaactttgaaaccctaatttctcctttctttctttccctttttcttttctttctttttctccctgtTTCGTttctattctatttcttttatttattatatttacttattataatatataatataatatatatacacacttaataattaagatataatattataatatatattttaactttaagttTTATAAATATCCAT includes:
- the LOC107937831 gene encoding squamosa promoter-binding-like protein 3, giving the protein MEMAKRACKTTVNWVDDDDDEEEEEEQREERMVKIRVVPRERYERMNTFIHYSNSAAISGGGGGCQADECGADLKDAKQYHRRHKVCEPHAKDAFVLVKGIRQRFCQQCSRFHEISKFDGTKRSCRDRLAGHNLRRRKVVQSDQEAENDNSNNKNKASYGKGTATPMLQQWYQEFTN